In Bufo gargarizans isolate SCDJY-AF-19 chromosome 6, ASM1485885v1, whole genome shotgun sequence, a single genomic region encodes these proteins:
- the LOC122942627 gene encoding protein kinase C delta type-like, which translates to MLANCNEADVLVEHRVLQLASGSPFLVHADFAFQTKLLFLLGLEYMSCGDFDQFLRTKGRLDIPSARFYAAELVCGIQFLHSKGIVHRDLKPENILVAETGHIKITDFGLALENMLGDRTATEYAGTEGYVAPEMLAGEEYGVGVDWYSFGVILNEMITSQRTTRSGAKDIIKKLLLKDPAKRLGVHGNIRGHRFFQHIDWVSVEALRMPPPHIPVPSIPQLCPRQFYLDRMEAAAAAAKKGPLPSKDQAIFRGFSFVTW; encoded by the exons ATGCTTGCCAACTGCAATGAGGCGGATGTGTTGGTGGAGCACCGAGTGTTACAGCTGGCATCTGGGAGCCCCTTCCTTGTCCACGCAGACTTTGCATTTCAGACCAAG TTGCTTTTTCTACTTGGGCTGGAATACATGAGCTGCGGGGACTTTGATCAATTCCTGAGGACGAAGGGGCGGCTTGACATCCCCAGTGCAAG ATTCTATGCCGCTGAGCTCGTGTGTGGCATCCAATTTCTCCATTCTAAGGGAATTGTCCACAGAGACCTCAAGCCCGAGAACatcctggtggctgagacgggccATATTAAGATCACAGATTTCGGTCTCGCACTTGAGAACATGCTTGGAGACCGCACAGCCACCGAATATGCTGGGACAGAAGGCTATGTGGCTCCTGAG ATGCTGGCTGGGGAGGAGTATGGCGTCGGAGTGGACTGGTATTCATTTGGTGTCATCTTAAATGAAATGATTACCAGTCAGCGCACAACACGCTCCGGCGCTAAAGACATCATTAAAAAG CTCCTCCTGAAAGATCCTGCCAAGCGCTTAGGAGTCCACGGGAACATCCGAGGCCATCGTTTCTTCCAGCATATTGACTGGGTCTCAGTGGAAGCCCTTCGGATGCCCCCACCACACATCCCTGTA CCATCTATACCTCAACTCTGTCCCAGGCAATTTTACCTGGACagaatggaggcagcagcagcagcagccaagaAGGGACCTTTACCATCTAAAGATCAGGCCATTTTCAGAGGGTTTTCATTTGTCACCTGGTAA